The following are from one region of the Halarcobacter sp. genome:
- a CDS encoding sulfite exporter TauE/SafE family protein: MEYTFILALCLTLFFASTVHGAIGFGFGMISTPIIALFTDMQTTILYMLIPTMGANILSILSEGKFLEALKKFWFIITLMVIGSALGTVLLLYTNSDLFKLLLAGIIFLYLLQSVVKIEATFVSKYPRSSTYGLGIFGGMLSGLTNIVAPLMIMYTLELKYSRKDTVQLSNLCFLFTKIGQITVFLLHGSFTVEDFNISMIGLAATFIGMFLGIKVKKLIDAKLYVKILKVLLFIIASMLVVQTISF; this comes from the coding sequence ATGGAATACACTTTTATTTTAGCTCTATGCTTGACACTGTTTTTTGCTTCAACTGTTCATGGGGCTATTGGTTTTGGTTTTGGGATGATTTCTACTCCTATCATCGCACTTTTTACTGATATGCAAACTACTATTTTATATATGCTTATTCCAACTATGGGTGCAAATATTTTAAGTATTTTAAGTGAAGGCAAGTTTTTAGAGGCTTTAAAAAAGTTTTGGTTTATCATAACTTTGATGGTAATAGGAAGTGCTTTAGGTACTGTTTTACTTCTTTATACAAACTCTGATTTGTTTAAACTTCTACTTGCTGGTATTATATTTTTGTATCTTCTTCAATCAGTTGTTAAAATAGAAGCGACTTTTGTATCAAAATATCCACGAAGTTCAACTTATGGTTTGGGTATTTTTGGTGGTATGTTATCGGGACTTACAAATATAGTTGCACCTCTTATGATTATGTATACATTAGAGTTAAAATATTCTAGAAAAGATACAGTACAGTTATCAAATCTTTGTTTTTTGTTTACAAAGATTGGGCAAATCACGGTTTTCTTACTTCATGGAAGTTTTACTGTTGAGGATTTTAATATCTCTATGATAGGGCTTGCTGCTACATTTATAGGTATGTTTTTAGGAATAAAGGTTAAAAAACTAATCGACGCAAAACTATATGTGAAGATTTTAAAAGTTCTTCTTTTTATAATAGCTTCAATGTTAGTTGTTCAAACAATAAGTTTTTAG
- a CDS encoding LysR family transcriptional regulator, translating into MDSNLLKVFIAVANTKSISNGAKELGFTQSNMTLRIKQLEKILGQELFHRTNKGVVLTQEGEKFFPYAVDIVKKVEEATLKIRNINHQELLRIGSTQSNTTIRLSKFIDKLDKDFKDMKLEFVVDSSLNLIEQLLDYKLDIAFVNGKPKQKDLEVLNVFKEDIVLVEPKDKEPENIIYSYKNGCLNRIFLEEYLTEEKKVQYKKVNIENYELILSCVKTGYGVALFSREIIEKFGYENKLKITSMDFRLDTYLICRKDYLPMIEGYLRQITL; encoded by the coding sequence ATGGATTCAAATCTTCTAAAAGTTTTTATAGCAGTTGCAAACACAAAAAGTATCTCAAATGGTGCAAAAGAGTTAGGCTTCACTCAGTCAAATATGACTCTTCGTATAAAACAGCTTGAAAAGATTTTAGGGCAAGAGTTGTTTCACCGAACAAACAAAGGTGTAGTTTTAACTCAAGAGGGTGAGAAGTTTTTCCCTTATGCGGTTGATATTGTAAAAAAAGTTGAAGAAGCAACTTTAAAAATACGAAATATAAACCACCAAGAGTTGCTTAGAATTGGCTCAACCCAATCAAATACTACAATAAGACTTTCAAAGTTTATAGATAAACTTGATAAAGACTTCAAAGATATGAAGTTGGAGTTTGTAGTTGATAGTAGTTTAAATCTTATTGAGCAATTGTTAGATTATAAACTTGATATAGCTTTTGTAAATGGAAAACCAAAACAAAAAGATTTAGAGGTTTTAAATGTTTTTAAAGAGGATATTGTATTGGTTGAGCCAAAAGACAAAGAACCAGAAAACATAATCTATTCATATAAAAATGGATGTTTAAATAGAATATTTCTAGAAGAGTATCTAACAGAAGAGAAAAAAGTTCAATACAAAAAAGTGAACATAGAAAACTATGAGTTGATTTTATCTTGCGTAAAAACTGGATATGGAGTTGCACTTTTTTCAAGAGAGATTATTGAAAAGTTTGGATATGAAAACAAACTAAAAATCACAAGTATGGATTTTAGGTTGGATACATATCTAATCTGTAGGAAGGATTACCTTCCTATGATAGAAGGATATTTAAGACAAATCACTCTTTAG
- a CDS encoding efflux RND transporter periplasmic adaptor subunit: MNKTIIKLIRYLITFAIVAVAIVLTVNLWNNYIDSPWTRDGRIRADITLVAPDVEGLVSKLYVKDNQYVKKGDKLFEIDKKRFEAEVFTLESIVKAKKANYNMKKAKYEKRIKASDSIVPKDVKDDAKYSLIMAKEDLNESKARLDLAKLDLQRATIYAPTNGWVNNLLVKEGDFVKVGQSHLSILNENSFWVYGYFEEHKIPKIKVGDKAVMKPLGTDYVLKGHIESIASGITDRDNDRGSGLLANVNPSFTWVKLAQRIPVRIAIDEVPEDYILRAGVTCMIEVNNKHKN, encoded by the coding sequence ATGAACAAAACAATTATAAAACTAATAAGATATCTAATCACATTTGCAATCGTTGCAGTTGCTATTGTGTTGACTGTAAACCTATGGAATAACTATATTGATTCTCCTTGGACAAGAGATGGAAGAATCAGAGCAGATATAACACTTGTGGCACCAGATGTTGAAGGACTTGTTTCTAAACTATATGTTAAAGATAATCAATATGTTAAAAAAGGGGACAAACTTTTTGAAATCGATAAAAAAAGATTTGAAGCAGAGGTTTTTACACTTGAATCTATAGTAAAAGCTAAAAAAGCAAACTACAATATGAAAAAAGCTAAATATGAAAAAAGAATCAAAGCTAGTGATTCTATTGTGCCAAAAGATGTAAAAGATGATGCAAAATATAGTTTAATAATGGCAAAAGAGGATTTAAATGAATCAAAAGCAAGATTAGATTTGGCAAAACTTGATTTACAAAGAGCAACAATCTATGCTCCAACAAATGGTTGGGTAAATAACCTACTTGTAAAAGAAGGTGACTTTGTAAAAGTTGGACAAAGCCATCTGTCAATCCTAAACGAAAACAGTTTTTGGGTTTATGGGTATTTTGAAGAACATAAAATACCAAAAATAAAAGTTGGAGATAAAGCTGTTATGAAGCCTCTTGGAACTGATTATGTTTTAAAAGGGCATATTGAAAGTATCGCAAGTGGTATAACGGATAGAGATAATGACAGAGGAAGTGGACTTTTAGCAAATGTAAACCCATCTTTTACTTGGGTTAAATTAGCTCAAAGAATCCCTGTAAGAATCGCTATAGATGAAGTTCCAGAAGATTATATTTTAAGAGCTGGTGTTACTTGTATGATTGAAGTAAACAACAAACATAAAAACTAA
- a CDS encoding DUF1656 domain-containing protein, with protein sequence MDPIISLMGVQIPALILLFVVAGVIQLALNRVLLDLRVYEFVWHPGLFRAALFMCVFSTISLLIYK encoded by the coding sequence ATGGATCCAATAATATCACTAATGGGAGTTCAAATCCCTGCACTAATTCTATTATTTGTAGTTGCAGGTGTTATACAACTTGCTTTAAACAGAGTTTTACTTGATTTAAGAGTTTATGAGTTTGTCTGGCATCCCGGACTTTTTAGAGCTGCACTTTTTATGTGCGTATTTTCAACAATTTCACTACTAATTTATAAATAA
- a CDS encoding FUSC family protein translates to MTITKQYIKTASQEWLSKDLPNFTYVFKSVAACLMALSLCIVFNLSMPQTSVFTVFIVMQPFSGPVFSKSFYRLIGTVLGTTMAITFIALFAQDRVSFTIFFALWAGVCAAIGFMARNFMSYGFVMSGYTIAVVTMPIIQTPAEIFTFGIDRFFEVMIGLISASFISEVLFPQSLSKTLIKSEKSKFNLLINTFSNVKNIFSFDSSAVNYNRDILGTDSLRVNSNFETSISKRDSVYYKRLNYEFMHISTTFLSLRNIINNSKDNTVFIDSLKNIYENIETTLKEFHEKQLEEKNINTLLFELKKTKALTQKVVEEEKVKLNLEDDFELKNDFKAICFLLERLQNELYEYANTYLSFIKKDTKIKDEKNFVQNLKFSTYSDNLLILLMVVRATSALIAMMVLWMISGWEYAAFGVIPAIANTLLLSTAPNPKGIINSTIIGTIIGLIITPIYNFYIIPSFVIDLPTMCLALTPMFALLSLMMVLPGKSFIGFGILLVFITTIAVNTSYHSDFAFFFGTAMATIVGLIISTLSYMLFDFTSNSWIESRVKKVLSKQINILIKDDLSLQRAKLEMLNFDLMQRYSVVGRLDTNTNSKIFTWILSTVEIGKAIITIRKRASLFEGRKPIQIRLILNNIEKYFDLKDKTDKTVYRRKIEKLMHDLENKKLTSANEQKLLNVITTEVSIIYSIIKNTEFLPIQGDK, encoded by the coding sequence TTGACAATAACTAAACAATACATCAAAACTGCTTCACAAGAGTGGCTAAGTAAAGACTTACCAAATTTTACTTATGTTTTCAAATCTGTTGCTGCATGTTTGATGGCACTATCTTTATGTATTGTATTTAATTTATCTATGCCACAAACATCAGTTTTCACAGTGTTTATTGTGATGCAACCATTTAGTGGACCAGTATTTTCAAAAAGTTTTTATAGACTTATTGGAACTGTTTTAGGTACAACTATGGCTATTACTTTTATAGCTTTATTTGCACAAGATAGAGTTTCATTTACTATATTTTTTGCATTGTGGGCAGGAGTTTGTGCAGCTATTGGGTTTATGGCAAGAAACTTTATGTCTTATGGATTTGTTATGTCTGGATATACAATTGCTGTTGTAACTATGCCTATTATTCAAACTCCAGCTGAGATATTCACTTTTGGTATTGATAGATTTTTTGAAGTTATGATTGGCTTGATTTCTGCAAGTTTTATTAGTGAAGTTTTATTTCCTCAAAGTTTAAGTAAAACACTAATAAAAAGTGAAAAGAGTAAATTCAATCTTCTTATTAATACCTTTTCAAATGTAAAAAATATATTTTCTTTTGATAGTTCGGCAGTTAATTATAATAGAGATATTTTAGGAACGGATAGTTTAAGAGTAAATAGTAACTTTGAAACTAGTATTTCAAAAAGAGATAGTGTTTATTACAAAAGATTAAACTATGAATTTATGCATATCAGTACAACTTTTTTATCACTAAGAAATATCATCAATAATAGTAAAGATAATACTGTATTTATAGATAGTTTGAAAAATATTTATGAAAATATAGAAACAACGCTAAAAGAGTTTCATGAAAAACAGCTAGAAGAAAAAAATATAAATACACTTTTATTTGAATTGAAAAAAACAAAAGCTCTTACTCAAAAAGTTGTAGAAGAGGAAAAAGTAAAACTAAACCTAGAAGATGATTTTGAACTAAAAAATGATTTTAAAGCTATCTGTTTTTTACTAGAGAGACTACAAAATGAATTATATGAATATGCAAATACTTATCTTTCTTTTATCAAAAAAGATACAAAAATAAAAGATGAAAAAAACTTTGTTCAAAACTTGAAGTTCTCAACTTATAGTGACAATCTTTTGATTTTGTTGATGGTTGTAAGAGCAACATCTGCACTTATTGCGATGATGGTACTTTGGATGATATCAGGTTGGGAATATGCAGCTTTTGGAGTTATTCCTGCTATTGCAAATACTTTACTTCTAAGTACAGCACCAAACCCAAAAGGGATAATAAATAGTACAATTATTGGTACAATCATAGGTTTGATAATCACACCAATTTATAACTTTTATATTATTCCATCTTTTGTGATTGATTTACCAACTATGTGTCTTGCTTTGACTCCTATGTTTGCACTACTTTCATTGATGATGGTTTTACCAGGAAAAAGTTTTATAGGCTTTGGTATTCTTTTAGTATTTATTACAACAATTGCGGTAAACACATCTTATCATTCTGATTTTGCTTTCTTCTTTGGAACAGCAATGGCTACAATAGTTGGATTAATAATATCAACACTAAGTTATATGCTTTTTGATTTTACATCTAATTCTTGGATTGAATCAAGAGTTAAAAAAGTTCTAAGTAAACAAATAAACATCCTAATAAAAGATGACTTATCACTTCAAAGAGCAAAACTTGAGATGCTAAACTTTGATTTGATGCAAAGATATTCTGTAGTTGGAAGACTAGATACAAATACAAACTCAAAAATCTTTACTTGGATTTTATCAACTGTTGAGATTGGTAAAGCAATCATCACTATTAGAAAAAGAGCAAGCCTATTTGAGGGAAGAAAACCTATACAAATTAGACTGATTTTAAACAATATTGAAAAATACTTTGACCTAAAAGACAAAACAGATAAAACTGTTTATAGAAGAAAAATAGAGAAACTAATGCATGACTTAGAAAACAAGAAATTGACCTCTGCAAATGAACAAAAACTGCTAAATGTGATTACAACTGAGGTTAGTATTATCTATTCGATTATAAAAAATACAGAGTTTTTACCTATTCAAGGAGATAAATAA
- a CDS encoding TolC family protein gives MRNLVLIFISLYILTGCVPKVEKIKKFDNSKINKELKTDLNKFNSSELSLNTQWWKKFKDEQLNSLINEALNNAPTLKILKTRYKSAQSIVEINKALKKPTVGIDGNVSRQRYSENYIFPDPLGGGYYNLYDQGLGLNYDFDFWDKNSSLIRASINKSLAQKLYIQVKKIAMTTSIVKLYATLNYKKEQLEKIKVLEKNIEEKHHILNTLHELGLANQIEINRSSTSLEKVKQNSLDLKIEIEDLKKSLSIVSGLMPSKIDKLKRVSSFDKYKVFVPKDIHLDVLSHRPDIAIQKYLLLSKNEYITNAKAQFYPNISLSGLLGFTSFSWASLFDKSSYAPYIGSAISLPLFDGNRRENNLNIKTDEYNIQVQEYNQSVIKAINEVVASLKKFELNKSKIKVQNNILKSKEKNLDIERKIFKLGLKNKISYIDSKLSLIDEEITKLSLKNNELNAQIDLIKALGGGYKEKGTSLDNN, from the coding sequence ATGAGAAATTTAGTACTTATATTTATATCACTTTATATTTTAACAGGTTGTGTTCCTAAAGTTGAAAAAATTAAAAAATTTGATAACAGTAAAATTAACAAAGAATTAAAAACAGACCTAAATAAGTTCAATAGTTCAGAACTTTCTTTAAATACACAATGGTGGAAAAAGTTTAAAGATGAACAACTAAACTCTTTGATAAATGAAGCCCTAAATAATGCCCCAACTTTAAAAATATTAAAAACAAGATATAAAAGTGCACAATCTATTGTTGAGATAAACAAAGCTTTAAAAAAGCCAACAGTTGGAATAGATGGTAATGTTTCAAGACAAAGATATAGTGAGAACTATATCTTCCCTGATCCACTAGGTGGGGGTTATTATAATCTTTATGACCAAGGTTTAGGGTTAAACTATGATTTTGATTTTTGGGATAAAAACTCTTCTTTAATAAGAGCATCAATAAATAAATCTTTAGCTCAAAAGTTGTATATACAAGTAAAAAAAATAGCAATGACAACTTCTATTGTAAAACTGTATGCCACACTAAATTATAAAAAAGAGCAATTAGAAAAAATAAAAGTTTTAGAAAAAAACATTGAAGAGAAACATCATATTTTAAACACTTTACATGAATTAGGGTTGGCAAACCAAATAGAGATAAATAGAAGTAGTACTTCTCTTGAAAAAGTAAAGCAAAACTCTTTAGATCTAAAAATTGAGATTGAAGACTTGAAAAAATCTCTTTCTATAGTTTCAGGGCTTATGCCTTCAAAGATTGATAAACTAAAAAGAGTATCAAGTTTTGATAAATATAAAGTTTTTGTTCCTAAAGATATCCATTTGGATGTGTTATCACATAGACCAGATATTGCCATTCAAAAATATCTACTTCTAAGTAAAAATGAGTATATCACAAATGCAAAAGCACAGTTTTATCCAAACATTAGTCTTAGTGGTTTGTTAGGTTTTACATCTTTTTCTTGGGCTAGTTTATTTGATAAAAGCTCTTATGCACCATATATTGGCTCAGCTATCTCACTTCCTTTATTTGATGGGAATAGAAGAGAAAACAATTTAAATATAAAAACTGATGAATACAATATTCAAGTACAAGAATATAACCAAAGTGTAATAAAAGCTATAAATGAAGTTGTAGCTTCATTAAAAAAGTTTGAACTAAACAAATCTAAAATCAAAGTTCAAAACAATATTTTAAAAAGCAAAGAAAAAAACCTAGATATTGAGAGAAAAATATTCAAGTTAGGTCTTAAAAATAAAATATCTTATATTGACTCAAAACTAAGCTTAATTGATGAAGAGATTACTAAACTATCTTTGAAAAACAATGAGTTAAATGCTCAAATTGATTTAATCAAAGCTTTAGGTGGTGGTTATAAAGAGAAAGGAACTTCTCTTGACAATAACTAA
- a CDS encoding MarR family transcriptional regulator — MSFESDNIFGILVANIRNSIKNNLEKLLLEHDISAAQSVLIRRLCEKDCLTQQELARDTYLKPSSLTLMVDKLEKKGFVERKAKKDDRRAFLVCLTTKGKELEKVINTASLKVEEEAFKGVTMEEKKILLNTLKTVYLNVK, encoded by the coding sequence ATGTCATTTGAATCAGACAATATATTTGGCATATTAGTTGCTAATATAAGAAATAGCATTAAAAACAATTTAGAAAAGTTACTTTTAGAGCACGATATATCTGCTGCACAAAGTGTTTTGATAAGAAGACTTTGTGAAAAAGATTGTTTAACTCAACAAGAGTTAGCAAGAGATACATATCTAAAACCTTCAAGTCTAACACTTATGGTAGACAAACTTGAGAAAAAAGGCTTTGTTGAAAGAAAAGCCAAAAAAGATGATAGAAGAGCATTCCTTGTTTGTCTAACAACAAAAGGCAAAGAGCTTGAAAAAGTAATAAACACTGCAAGCTTAAAAGTTGAAGAGGAAGCTTTCAAAGGAGTTACAATGGAAGAAAAAAAGATTTTATTAAACACACTTAAAACTGTGTATTTAAATGTGAAGTAA
- a CDS encoding GNAT family N-acetyltransferase, translating to MAITIRDGIADDAQTIYNFIIELAVYEKEPDAVKTTVEETREKIFGENSTVKALICEEDGVAIGMAVYFYNYSTWLGKNGIYLEDLYVSESKRGIGAGKLMLKHLAKKALVEDCGRFEWSCLDWNTPSRDFYESIGAVSQEEWIGYRLEGDSLTNFANS from the coding sequence ATGGCTATTACTATTAGAGATGGTATTGCTGATGACGCACAAACAATTTATAATTTTATTATTGAGTTAGCAGTTTATGAAAAAGAACCAGATGCAGTAAAAACTACAGTTGAAGAAACAAGAGAAAAAATATTTGGTGAAAATTCAACTGTAAAAGCCCTTATTTGTGAAGAAGATGGAGTTGCGATTGGTATGGCAGTATATTTTTATAACTATTCAACTTGGCTTGGTAAAAATGGGATTTATTTAGAAGATTTATATGTAAGTGAATCAAAAAGAGGAATAGGTGCTGGTAAATTGATGCTAAAACACTTAGCAAAAAAAGCACTTGTAGAAGATTGTGGTAGATTTGAATGGTCTTGTTTAGATTGGAATACACCATCAAGAGATTTTTATGAAAGTATTGGTGCTGTTTCACAAGAAGAGTGGATAGGGTATAGATTAGAGGGTGATTCTTTAACTAACTTTGCAAATAGTTAG
- a CDS encoding YitT family protein: MLKIKNEEIKSAFYILIGSLLIALSVVLFFVPHNFTTGGTPGMAILLYHMTNLSIGSLIVLINIPLLIFGIKYLGKMFAIKTVITIILISSFTDFFTKFLDIDLLISNILVAAVFGGLVIGFGVGFIIKGNSSAGGSSVIAKIVCANSHLKASQIIFAIDALIVISSIYIFKDFEKAVLSVISIYVTAKAMDVVLTGALSTKVIHITTNEPELLSQKITENFGIYGTILNGSGIFKHENKTLIFLVLDVKKLRFLKQIIQECDKDAFMIVMEASEMLGRGH, encoded by the coding sequence ATGTTAAAAATAAAAAATGAAGAGATAAAGAGTGCATTTTATATTCTTATTGGAAGTTTATTGATTGCTCTTTCAGTAGTACTATTTTTTGTACCTCACAACTTTACAACTGGTGGAACTCCTGGTATGGCAATACTTTTGTATCATATGACAAATCTTTCAATTGGAAGTTTAATAGTTTTAATAAATATTCCACTTCTTATTTTTGGGATAAAATATTTAGGAAAAATGTTTGCAATAAAAACAGTAATAACTATTATTCTAATCTCATCTTTTACTGATTTTTTTACCAAATTTTTAGATATTGACTTATTGATATCAAATATATTAGTCGCAGCTGTTTTTGGTGGCTTAGTTATTGGTTTTGGTGTAGGGTTTATTATAAAAGGAAATTCAAGTGCTGGAGGATCAAGTGTAATTGCAAAAATTGTTTGTGCAAACTCCCACCTAAAAGCTTCGCAAATTATATTTGCAATTGATGCTTTAATAGTAATATCATCAATCTACATCTTTAAAGATTTTGAAAAAGCAGTTTTATCTGTAATAAGTATATATGTCACAGCAAAAGCTATGGATGTAGTTTTAACAGGAGCTTTAAGTACAAAGGTTATTCATATTACAACAAATGAACCTGAACTTCTTTCACAAAAAATCACTGAAAACTTTGGAATATATGGAACTATATTAAATGGCTCTGGGATATTCAAACATGAAAATAAAACTTTAATTTTTCTTGTTTTGGATGTAAAAAAATTAAGATTTCTAAAACAAATAATTCAGGAGTGTGATAAAGATGCTTTTATGATAGTTATGGAAGCATCAGAGATGTTAGGAAGAGGACATTAA
- a CDS encoding tetratricopeptide repeat protein, with the protein MSLENFEKVYNEFNQRINEQNFDEALYLVDVLLDYAENEVDKFYTLMGKAAVLTNLERNDEVIETYKEIIKNFKESKDDTVSKFLIYAYYNKALAYAKDESFELELKTYNRLLEKYIGDISSDTEIVLVKSYMNKAICVTELEGFENSLTVYKELVRNFEDSNQSDVVLQIAQASYNIALIYGQKDEDEEAVKAYDYVISKFENSSDENILELVAKSLVNKASKARNLNNYTQALDLYNEVIEKFEDYQGEFKNQVALALHNKSILLSELNNEDELLKVCDTIIEKFSQSKNEMIMNIVASAEVVKDKERFSNNSF; encoded by the coding sequence TTGAGTTTAGAAAATTTTGAAAAAGTTTATAATGAATTTAACCAAAGAATTAATGAACAAAACTTTGATGAGGCACTGTATTTAGTAGATGTATTACTTGATTATGCTGAAAATGAAGTTGATAAATTTTATACACTTATGGGAAAAGCAGCTGTACTTACAAATTTAGAAAGAAATGATGAAGTTATTGAAACATATAAAGAGATTATTAAAAATTTTAAAGAGTCTAAAGATGATACTGTTTCAAAATTTTTGATTTATGCTTATTATAATAAAGCTTTAGCTTATGCAAAAGATGAGAGTTTTGAATTAGAGCTAAAAACTTACAATAGATTACTTGAAAAATATATTGGAGATATCTCTTCTGATACTGAAATAGTATTAGTAAAATCGTATATGAATAAAGCAATCTGTGTAACAGAATTAGAAGGTTTTGAAAACTCTTTAACTGTATATAAAGAGTTAGTTAGAAATTTTGAAGACTCAAATCAAAGTGATGTTGTTTTACAAATAGCTCAAGCTTCATATAATATTGCTTTGATATATGGACAAAAAGATGAAGATGAAGAAGCTGTAAAAGCATACGATTATGTTATTTCAAAGTTTGAAAATAGTAGTGATGAAAATATTTTAGAGTTAGTGGCTAAATCACTTGTTAATAAAGCTTCAAAAGCTAGAAATTTAAATAACTATACACAAGCATTGGATTTATACAATGAAGTTATTGAAAAATTTGAAGATTATCAAGGTGAATTTAAAAATCAAGTTGCCCTTGCTTTACATAATAAATCTATACTTTTAAGTGAACTAAATAATGAAGATGAACTATTGAAAGTTTGTGATACTATTATAGAAAAATTTTCACAAAGTAAAAATGAAATGATTATGAATATTGTTGCTTCAGCGGAGGTTGTAAAGGATAAAGAACGTTTTAGTAACAATAGTTTTTGA
- a CDS encoding inorganic phosphate transporter, with the protein MSTYTNSSQSDVKLNLFFFIGFTAVVLYFIYWGSSYTNGNHAILFILATLFGVFMAFNIGGNDVANSFGTSVGAGTLTIKQALIVAAIFEVSGAVIAGGEVTKTIRKGIVDLSQITVEPMQFVYIMMAALLSAAIWLLIATRKGWPVSTTHSIIGGIVGASITLGFLIGGSDTGFSLVKWDKIGTIAFSWVLSPVLGGLVSYVLYYQIKKHVLVYNDETVDKLVSIKKEKKELREEHKKSFERLSELQKLSYTSSMARDAHTISDKDFDPEELESDYYKKVYEIEQKQDSVNATKALETYVPLFAAIGGMLITGMLLFKGLKHMHLGLSTIDNYLIIGMFGALIWLATTIFAKTLKGKDLDKSTFLMFSWMQVFTASGFAFSHGSNDIANAIGPFAAILDVLRTGEIGSSAAVPTVAMITFGIALIVGLWFIGKEVIQTVGHNLTKMHPASGFSAELAAAGVVMLASVMGLPVSSTHILIGAVLGVGLVNHNTNWDLMKPIALAWVITLPAAGILSAITFMVLNNIF; encoded by the coding sequence ATGTCTACTTATACTAACAGTAGTCAATCTGATGTAAAACTAAATTTATTTTTCTTTATTGGTTTTACAGCAGTTGTTTTATACTTCATATATTGGGGTTCGTCTTACACAAATGGAAATCATGCAATACTTTTTATCTTAGCAACACTTTTTGGGGTGTTTATGGCATTTAATATTGGTGGTAATGATGTTGCAAATTCATTTGGAACAAGTGTTGGTGCTGGTACTCTTACTATTAAACAAGCACTAATTGTTGCAGCAATCTTTGAAGTAAGTGGTGCTGTTATTGCAGGTGGTGAAGTTACAAAAACTATTAGAAAAGGGATTGTTGATTTATCACAAATAACAGTTGAACCTATGCAATTTGTTTATATTATGATGGCTGCTTTATTATCAGCGGCTATTTGGTTATTAATTGCAACAAGAAAAGGTTGGCCTGTGTCAACTACCCACTCAATAATTGGTGGAATAGTTGGTGCTTCAATTACATTAGGTTTCTTAATAGGTGGCTCAGATACAGGATTTTCTTTAGTAAAATGGGATAAGATAGGAACAATTGCATTCTCTTGGGTTCTTTCCCCTGTACTTGGAGGTTTAGTGTCTTATGTTTTATATTATCAAATAAAAAAACATGTTTTGGTTTATAATGATGAGACTGTAGATAAACTTGTATCTATTAAAAAAGAAAAAAAAGAATTAAGAGAAGAGCATAAAAAATCTTTTGAAAGATTATCAGAATTACAAAAGTTATCTTATACTAGTTCAATGGCAAGAGATGCTCATACTATCTCTGATAAAGATTTTGATCCTGAAGAATTGGAATCAGATTATTATAAAAAAGTTTATGAAATAGAACAAAAACAAGATAGTGTGAATGCAACAAAAGCTTTAGAAACCTACGTTCCTTTATTTGCTGCAATTGGTGGTATGCTTATAACAGGTATGCTTTTATTTAAAGGTTTAAAACATATGCACTTAGGATTGTCTACTATTGATAATTATCTAATAATTGGTATGTTTGGAGCATTGATTTGGCTTGCAACTACTATTTTCGCAAAGACATTAAAGGGAAAAGATTTGGATAAATCTACTTTTTTAATGTTTAGTTGGATGCAAGTTTTTACAGCTTCAGGATTTGCTTTTAGTCATGGTTCAAATGATATTGCAAATGCTATTGGACCATTTGCTGCAATTTTAGATGTTCTTAGAACTGGTGAAATAGGTTCTAGTGCAGCAGTGCCAACTGTGGCTATGATTACATTTGGTATAGCTTTAATTGTTGGGTTATGGTTTATAGGTAAAGAGGTTATTCAAACTGTTGGACATAACTTAACTAAAATGCATCCAGCTTCAGGTTTTTCAGCAGAGCTAGCAGCTGCGGGAGTAGTAATGTTGGCTTCTGTAATGGGATTACCTGTATCTAGTACACATATCTTAATTGGTGCAGTACTTGGAGTAGGTTTAGTAAACCATAATACAAACTGGGATTTAATGAAACCTATTGCTTTAGCTTGGGTTATCACACTTCCTGCAGCAGGAATTCTATCAGCAATTACTTTTATGGTACTTAATAATATATTTTAA